Genomic DNA from Planctomycetaceae bacterium:
CTGGGGAGCCCGGAAACCACGGCCGAATCCGCCTCGACCACCGCGTCCGCCTCCCGGTGGCTGGGCATCCGCGATACTGCACAACAACGTTGCGGCCAGGCAGGCAGCCGCAGCAACACGAACTGAACCGGAAATTTTCATGGCATTCTCCTGATGTAACGACAGGTCTTGGGATGGGAACCGGGAAAACCGCTAAGTTACAAACACTCAACTTCACCGCGAGTGCTGCGATTTTGACAATTCTCCTGGGAAAAGACAGTAACCGGACCTGCCACCTGCCGTCCGTCGAATGCCAGCTCGCTGACCCGCCAGGAAATCCCCGAACCACGCATGCAGGAAACAAACCATGACTGAATTCCCGGACGCCGAATCTGACAACGGTCTGCTGCGCAATCCCGATCTTCTGAACGCCCGCCGCTCCCGGCTGCTGATCGTTGATCTTCAACAGAAACTTGTCCCGGTCATCCCCGACTGTCCGGAGATCCTGGAATCCGTCGGCTTTCTGCTTCACGCCGCAGGACTGACCGGAGTTCCAGCCGTGATTTCGGAACAATATCCGCGGGGACTGGGATCAACGGTGGCATCAATCACGGCTCTCGCTGGTGACGTTCCGCGGATCGAAAAAGTCCGATTCAGCGCCGCGGAGGAATTCTGCAGGCTGATCGAAGCCGCCCCCGACATGGCGAGAGACACACTGGACAGCCGCGACCAGATCGTTGTCGTCGGTATTGAAACTCACGTCTGCGTACTGCAAACGGCTTTGGATCTCGTCGGCCAGGGATTCCGCGTTTACGTTGTCGCCGACGCCGTCGCCGCCAGGCATCGAACGGACCACGACTGGGCACTCAAACGCATGCGAGACAGTTCCGTCACGCTGTGTACTGCCGAAAGCGTCGCGTTTGAATGGTGCGAAGTGGCGGGAACCGACACGTTCCGGGCCATCAGCCGACTGGTTCGTGATCGTGCGGACCGCATTCGGGAATCCGCCGAAAAACCAGTTTCCGAATGATCCACCGGTGTAAGTAGTGCGTTCGAATCCTGCCCACGGCCCGGAAATTCAGAATGCACTGCGACGACACACCGAACGATAACCCATTCATCCCGCTTGAGTGGGCGATGTCGCACCACACGCACTCCGACGAAGAGTACGTTGGTAAGCTCAGAAAGACTCTGCAGTGGTGGGATCGCTGGCGATGGCTGGGCGTCGCGTTTTATGCGGCGATATTTGCGGCGTTCGTCTTCGCCGGTTCCAAACTCGTGTCGCTGGCACGTCACACTTCGTCGGTTTTCGGCGACGTCTCATCGACGATCGAGCTGGTCGCTATTCCCAGCGCGATGCTGGGAGTGTATCTGGGCTTTATTTTCGGGAAGTCTTCTTACGCCGCCATGCTGTTGCTGTGTGGCATGCGAACCGAGCGGCTATTGCTCAGATACCATGATCGACAGCACGCGATCGAGATGAAGGCCGGCGACCGGCATCCGACGGAACCCTGCGATCAGGATCAGTGACGAATCACGATCTTCCCGAAATGCGCTCCGCTTTGCATGTGCCGGAACGCTTCCCGCACGTCGTCGAAAGCGAACACCCTGTCGACAACGGGCCGCAGTTTGTGCTTCGCGATGAAGGTGTTCATTGACTCGAACATGACGCGGCTGCCGACGTAGATGCCCTGAACTCGCACACCCTTCATCAGAATTGGAATCGGGTTGATAGCGCTGCCGGGTTCGCTGAGCACTCCGATCAGGCTGATCTGACCTCCCATGCGAACGGCCTGCAGCGACTGAGGCAGTGTTCCCGCACCGCCAACTTCCACCACGTGATCGACTCCCGTGCCGCGGGTCAGTTCCAGAACGCGGGCACTCCAGTCGGGCGTTTTCCTGTAGTTGATTGTGTCGGAAACTCCGAGATCTCTTAGCCGCTGCAGCTTTTCGTCGCTGCCCGATGTGCCGATCACCTTCGCTCCAATGGCGATCGCAAACTGAGCCGCGAACAGACTGACTCCGCCGGTACCCAGAGTCAGCACGATGTCATCAGCCGTGATATCGCCGTCTGTAACCAGGCCGTGCCACGCCGTTACCGCCGCGCACGGCAACGTGGCTGCTTCTTCGTCGCTGAGATGCTCCGGCACCAACACGACGCCGTCGGCTTTCATGACGACGTACTCCGCCAACTGTCCGGGGATCGCTCCGCCGCGAGCGGACTTCGCAGCGGCTGCGTTCAATTCTCCGTTGATCCAGTCTTCCATGAAGATCCCGGCGACGCGATCGCCAGCCGTCACGCGAGTCACGCCGGCGCCGACTTCGATCACTTCGCCGACTCCGTCTGACAGCGGCGTCACGGGAAGCTTCATTTTCGGGTTGTACGTTCCGGTGACCGTCATCAGATCGCGGTAGTTCAGCGACCACGCCGTCATCCGGACCAGCACCTGTCCCGGGCCGACCGCCGGAACCGGCTGGTCGACGATCGACAGAGAATCGATACCGAACGTGTTCTGAAGTTGGCAGGTTCGCACCGGAGTCGTCCTTTT
This window encodes:
- a CDS encoding isochorismatase family protein; translated protein: MTEFPDAESDNGLLRNPDLLNARRSRLLIVDLQQKLVPVIPDCPEILESVGFLLHAAGLTGVPAVISEQYPRGLGSTVASITALAGDVPRIEKVRFSAAEEFCRLIEAAPDMARDTLDSRDQIVVVGIETHVCVLQTALDLVGQGFRVYVVADAVAARHRTDHDWALKRMRDSSVTLCTAESVAFEWCEVAGTDTFRAISRLVRDRADRIRESAEKPVSE
- a CDS encoding NAD(P)-dependent alcohol dehydrogenase; translation: MRTCQLQNTFGIDSLSIVDQPVPAVGPGQVLVRMTAWSLNYRDLMTVTGTYNPKMKLPVTPLSDGVGEVIEVGAGVTRVTAGDRVAGIFMEDWINGELNAAAAKSARGGAIPGQLAEYVVMKADGVVLVPEHLSDEEAATLPCAAVTAWHGLVTDGDITADDIVLTLGTGGVSLFAAQFAIAIGAKVIGTSGSDEKLQRLRDLGVSDTINYRKTPDWSARVLELTRGTGVDHVVEVGGAGTLPQSLQAVRMGGQISLIGVLSEPGSAINPIPILMKGVRVQGIYVGSRVMFESMNTFIAKHKLRPVVDRVFAFDDVREAFRHMQSGAHFGKIVIRH